Part of the Tolypothrix sp. PCC 7910 genome, AGCATCTATCTTTCAGTAATTTGCTTATCCGAATAATTTGAATTGGTCACAGAAGACGCTTTGATTTGCATACTTCTCGCAATCAAACGCAACTTTTGTATACCCAATTTTCAACAACATCTAAATTTTTGAGGAATGAATTCCATGACTAGTGCAACTCTCTTAAAGAAATTGTCAATTGCTACTGCTGGAGCAGTGTTTATCGGTATGGGAATGGGAGGAACGGCAAAAGCTGCCCAGGTAGGAGATACTGTAAATGTTGATTACCTCTTTCCTACGCAAAATAGTATATATGATAGCCGAACTCTAACTGTTACCAATGATGGTAGTAGTAGTGCTAATTTTTTTGGCGCTTTTGATTTAACTGTTGCTCCTAGGAGCTTTTTGGCCCACTTTCAAGGTTTTGTCGGTAGCTTTACCCCTGCTGATTTTAATGGTTTCATCGTTAAAGGTCTATCAGGCAGTAATGGACTTGACAAGGTCAAAAATGTGGTTTTTAAGACTAATTTTGTAGATTTCGATGCATCTCGTCTAAGTCATACTGATGATTCAATATCTGTCAATTGGCAAAATCTATCATTCCAACCAGGTACTTACTTAAAAGTAGACTGGAATTCTCCGTCCCAGTCTGTTCCTGAGCCTCTGACTCTAGGTGGTACAGTACTAGCTGGTGGTATTGGCTTGCTAATGAAGAAGAGAAAAGCAGCGTCTCATCAGGCTAAAGCTTAACTATACTCATCTGAATTTAACGACAAGCACTTTGTCACTTATCTGACCATGAATCGGAGATATTGTAAATTAGTCGGATAAGTATCTTTTACTCAGAAGCCAAGATGCAAAAAGTTTTTTTGTGTCTTGGTTTCATAGCATAATAATCCAAATTCTGCAGAGTATTAAAAACTACCTGAATCTGCAAAAGATCAGACCTTAATCAAAAAAGCTAATTATAAAGTAATATTACAAAACTTGGAAAAATATTGAGAAATTGACCTCTCGTCAAACCTGGCTCTAAGGTAGAACCTATAGGAGAGACTTGAGGCGGATATGATGAACATGAATAATATTCAAAACTATCGGTTTGTCTGCACCTTGACCTTTGGGGATATCTACGGTCAAATCATTGTTTGGTTAATTACAATTACTATAAGTTTGGCATCAGCTTTAGCACTAATGGGTGCCAGAAGACCAGTTTATGCCTTAGCTACTGTTGGTCTGGTAGTCCTGCTATCGCTGCCTTTCTTGTTATTTGCATTTGTAACCACATTGTTAAATCATATTGAATTAACTGCTGTAGAACCAGGAACAAAAACTGAACCGATTCCAGGAAATGTTTCCCAGCAAAAACCTGTACAAGCAACTAGCTGAACCGATTTTTTGGGAAATTTATATCTTGGGATAGAAGCGGGTAAGTTCAATCTAAATAAATAAATGAAAACTCGCCTAATCTTTAACTGAACGATCAAAGATGCAGGATGAAGCATGAAAGATGAAATTAACCTATCAATAAAGCGATAGGTATGAACAAAGAAAATCCACGGTAGTTGCGCCTCTACAACAGAAACTAAAAGCGTACTGCCTCATCTTTGTCAACCAACATTACTTATCACTTCTTCACTTCACCTTTTATCATTTTTTGAGCAAAAGCCTCAAATGAGCATTCAAAATCGCTATCATATCCCTGTCACTAGGCAGGGAATTTTTTTGTAGAGGCGCGATGTCTGCGACAAGCTGCTACGCAAATACTCAGCAATTGAACTATAAGGGTCAAGAGTCCAAAAGTTATTGACTATTGACAACCTTTGCGAAAAAAATATGACACTTACGTAATTTCTATTGCAATCGGGGCTAATCAAGATTAATTATGCTAGAACATGATGTAATTATTGTTGGGGGCGGCTTGGCAGGATGCCGTGCGGCGGTGGAAATTGCCCGCATTAACCCTAGTTTAAATATTGCTGTGGTTGCGAAAACTCACCCAATTCGCTCGCATTCGGTTGCAGCACAAGGTGGGATGGCTGCATCACTAAAAAATGTTGATATTGAAGATAGTTGGGAAGCTCACGCCTTTGATACTGTTAAGGGTTCTGATTACTTAGCAGATCAAGATGCGGTAGCAATCCTCACCCAAGAAGCGCCGGATGTGGTGATTGACTTGGAACACATGGGTGTTCTATTCTCGCGCTTACCGGATGGACGCATTGCTCAACGGGCGTTTGGCGGACATTCTCACAACCGGACTTGCTACGCTGCAGATAAAACTGGTCACGCGATTTTGCATGAATTGGTCAATAACTTACGCCGTAATGGTGTACAAGTTTACCAAGAATGGTACGTGATGAAGCTGATTCTGGAGGAGGGACAAGCTAAGGGTGTAGTAATGTACCGCCTGTTGGATGGTCATATAGAGGTGCTGCGAGCTAAAGCTGTGATGTTTGCCACAGGGGGATATGGTCGCGTTTATAACACCACATCTAATGATTACGCCTCCACTGGTGACGGTTTAGCAATGACGGCGATCGCAGGTTTACCTCTAGAAGATATGGAATTTGTGCAATTCCATCCCACAGGCTTATATCCAGTTGGGGTACTGATTTCCGAAGCAGTCAGAGGCGAAGGCGCATATCTAATTAACTCCGAAGGCGATCGCTTTATGGCGAACTATGCACCCAGCCGCATGGAACTGGCTCCTCGTGATATTACCTCACGGGCGATCGCATACGAAATACGAGCTGGGCGTGGTATTCATCCTGATGGCAGTGCAGGAGGGCTATTTGTTTATCTGGATTTGCGCCACATGGGTAGAGAAAAAATTATGAGTCGCGTTCCCTTCTGCTGGGAAGAAGCCCATCGCTTAGTTGGTGTGGATGCTGTGACTCAGCCCATGCCTGTACGTCCAACCATTCATTATTGTATGGGTGGTATCCCTGTGAACGTTGATGGTAAAGTCCGCAGTAGTGGTGAAAATTTTGTAGATGGCTTCTTTGCGGCTGGTGAAACAGCTTGCGTTTCCGTTCATGGTGCGAATCGTCTGGGTAGTAATTCGCTCTTAGAATGTGTAGTTTACGGTAAAAGAACCGGAGCTGCGATCGCCAATTTTGTGCAAAATCGCAAATTACCCATAGTAGATGAGCAACGTTACATCAAAGAAGCTCAGCAAGAAATTCAAGCTTTACTAGAACAGCCAGGAAAACACCGCATTAACGAAGTTCGCCAAGCTTTCCAAGATACCATGACTCAGTTCTGTGGCGTTTTCCGTACTGAAGAATTAATGAGTCAAGGTTTAGAAAAATTAGCAGAATTAGAACAACAATATCCACAGATATATTTAGATGATAAAGGTAATTCATGGAATACAGAAATTGTGGAAGCCCTAGAATTACGCAGTTTAATGGTAGTAGGGCAGACAATTCTCGCTTCAGCATTAAATCGTCAAGAAAGTCGTGGCGCACACTTCCGTGAAGATTATGCCAATAGAGATGATAAGAAATTCCTCCAACACACAATGGCTTATTATTCACCAGCCGGGATTGATATTCAATATCGCCCCGTCGCGATTAACATGTTTCAGCCGCAGGAAAGAAAATATTAGTCAAGGTAAGTAGGTCGGCGAAATTAAAGATAACTGGCTGAGGCTGTCATTTGTCCTTAGTCATTTGTCCTTGGTCATTGGTCATTGGTAAGGATTTCAAACCTATTTACGTTTCTAAACTTAGTTGGGTTTATTTCCACGGACTTACTTAATTACCAATTAGTAACTACAGCAGATTGCCAGGGAGTAAAGTAAAGCTCATCGTGGGGGCGCAAAATTTTGTGTCCCTACCAGGGAAACGCTATATGCAATCACCACACAATTCAGCACGGCTATTTTAGGAATTTGGCAGAATATGACAGTTTTTGTTTAACTGAACTCATCCGTGGGAAACCTAGAGTAAGTTTACGTATCGCGTTCAGAATAACAAATACGCTACGGTTTCAAAGATATGACTCAGCTTTCTGCCAACAATCAAATGCCTACAGACAAAATAGTTCTAGATACCGAGAGCGATGCAAGCCTGAACTTAGAACTAATTACCTTGCGCCAGAGAGTAGCACAATTAGAGCAAGAGTTGGCACATCGGCAAAAGTCAGCAAGCCCAGATTTAGCAGCACAGCAAGAGAGCGATGCCTACAATGGGCTTCCCCTAAGCTTTTTTGGGCAAGTAATGGAAGAACACCAAGTTTTGAAAACAATTCTAGAAGCTAGTGCTGACTTTATTGGTATTACTTCTTTGGCAGGACAACCCTTTTACATCAACCCCGCAGGGTTAGAATTAGTGGGGCTAAAAGATATTGAGTCAGCTAAAACTAAACACATCAGCGAGTTTTTAATTTCCCAAGATCAAGAAGAACTGCTCCAAAAAATTTTACCAACTGTGATGCAGCAGGGATATTGGCACAGTGAATTCCAATTTTGCCATTTCGTGACTGCAGAGCTGATTCCAGTGGATTTTACTCTGTTTGTTGTCAAAGATCCCACTAACAACCAGCCTATAGGTTTGGCAACCATCAGCCGTGATATTCGCGATCGCAAATCTACAGAACAGCGTTTTTTAGAGCAAAAACAGCTTTTGCAAAGTGTTTGGGAAGGCGTGGACTATGGCATCTTTGTTTTGGATGTATTAGATGATGGTGCAGAGTTCCGGTTTGCAAACTACAACTCAGCGATCGCCCGTAATAGCGCGGTATCGATGACATACATTTTAGGTAAAACCTTGGCAGAAGCCTTCTCTAGTGATATGGCGAACCTCTACCGTCAACGCTATTTGGCGGCTGTCCAATCGGGTAAAACTAATTATTTTGAAGAGCATTTCTGTGCTGACGATCAAGAGACTTGGTGGTCGTTGAGCGTCACACCTTTAAGAGATAGTACTTCACGCATTCATCAAATTGTCGTGACGGCAACTGACATTACAGCGCACAAACAAGCTCAAAGCGCACTAGAGCAGCAAGAAATTCTTTACCGCACAATTTTTGAAAATGTTAGTGATGGAATTAACATTGTCGATTTGGAAATGGGAAAAATTATTGTTGCCAATCATGCAGTTTGTAAAATGCATGGCTATTCCCAAGAGGAATTTACTCAGCTTCAAGCTCCAGACTTTATTCATCCAGATAGTCTGCCACATTTATCAGACTTTATTGACACCGTTAAAGCTGGTCGTGAAATTAGTCTTCAAGCTGTAGACGTACGTAAAGATGGC contains:
- a CDS encoding PEP-CTERM sorting domain-containing protein: MTSATLLKKLSIATAGAVFIGMGMGGTAKAAQVGDTVNVDYLFPTQNSIYDSRTLTVTNDGSSSANFFGAFDLTVAPRSFLAHFQGFVGSFTPADFNGFIVKGLSGSNGLDKVKNVVFKTNFVDFDASRLSHTDDSISVNWQNLSFQPGTYLKVDWNSPSQSVPEPLTLGGTVLAGGIGLLMKKRKAASHQAKA
- a CDS encoding succinate dehydrogenase/fumarate reductase flavoprotein subunit → MLEHDVIIVGGGLAGCRAAVEIARINPSLNIAVVAKTHPIRSHSVAAQGGMAASLKNVDIEDSWEAHAFDTVKGSDYLADQDAVAILTQEAPDVVIDLEHMGVLFSRLPDGRIAQRAFGGHSHNRTCYAADKTGHAILHELVNNLRRNGVQVYQEWYVMKLILEEGQAKGVVMYRLLDGHIEVLRAKAVMFATGGYGRVYNTTSNDYASTGDGLAMTAIAGLPLEDMEFVQFHPTGLYPVGVLISEAVRGEGAYLINSEGDRFMANYAPSRMELAPRDITSRAIAYEIRAGRGIHPDGSAGGLFVYLDLRHMGREKIMSRVPFCWEEAHRLVGVDAVTQPMPVRPTIHYCMGGIPVNVDGKVRSSGENFVDGFFAAGETACVSVHGANRLGSNSLLECVVYGKRTGAAIANFVQNRKLPIVDEQRYIKEAQQEIQALLEQPGKHRINEVRQAFQDTMTQFCGVFRTEELMSQGLEKLAELEQQYPQIYLDDKGNSWNTEIVEALELRSLMVVGQTILASALNRQESRGAHFREDYANRDDKKFLQHTMAYYSPAGIDIQYRPVAINMFQPQERKY